The following coding sequences are from one Carassius gibelio isolate Cgi1373 ecotype wild population from Czech Republic chromosome B7, carGib1.2-hapl.c, whole genome shotgun sequence window:
- the LOC127962430 gene encoding E3 ubiquitin/ISG15 ligase TRIM25 isoform X2, with translation MAAAISQDQFSCPICLDLLKNPVTLCCGHSFCMSCITGCWDQEEQKGVYSCPQCRQTFSPRPALGKNVVLAEMLEKLIKPKLQTVVPAQHYAEPGDVECDVCTERKSKAVKSCLVCLESYCQTHFEHHEEFRSGSGKRHKITDAIGQLQEMICHEHNKLLEVYCRTDQQCLCVLCMMKEHKTHDAVTVAEQKTVQEKHLKERLKQQIQETEKEIQELREAVKCHKSSAEAAVKDSERIFTELITSIERSRSEVIQLIKDQEKAAVSRAEEFLKRLEQKTADLRKKEAELEQLSHTEDICFLQSLHSLSVLPDSPDIKISALLSYDNVEKSVSLLRKKLEDFCQEKIEAMSCRVNCIQIISFPEPKTREEFLQSCSWIPTPLSPPLLQNHQSHLDLAALIGNSAQPWTQ, from the exons ATGGCGGCCGCTATTTCTCAGGACCAGTTCAGCTGTCCAATCTGCCTGGATCTACTGAAGAATCCAGTGACCCTTTGCTGTGGACACAGTTTCTGTATGAGCTGCATTACAGGCTGCTGGGATCAAGAAGAACAGAAAGGGGTTTACAGCTGCCCccagtgcagacagaccttcagtccTAGACCTGCGTTAGGCAAGAATGTGGTGCTTGCTGAAATGTTGGAGAAACTGATAAAGCCCAAACTCCAAACTGTGGTTCCTGCTCAGCATTATGCTGAACCTGGAGATGTAGAGTGTGACGTCTGTACTGAAAGAAAAAGCAAAGCTGTCAAGTCCTGTCTTGTGTGTTTGGAATCTTACTGTCAGACTCATTTTGAACATCATGAAGAATTTCGTTCAGGTTCAGGAAAGCGACACAAAATAACTGATGCCATAGGACAACTCCAGGAGATGATTTGTCATGAGCATAATAAGCTTTTGGAGGTTTATTGTCGTACGGATCAACAGTGCCTTTGTGTGCTCTGTATGATGAAAGAACATAAAACCCATGATGCTGTTACAGTTGCAGAACAGAAGACAGTGCAAGAG AAACACTTAAAGGAGAGACTGAAGCAGCAAATCcaggagacagagaaagagattcAGGAGCTGAGAGAGGCTGTGAAGTGTCATAAG AGCTCTGCTGAGGCAGCAGTGAAGGACAGTGAGAGGATTTTTACAGAGCTAATCACCTCCATTGAGAGAAGTCGGTCTGAGGTGATTCAGCTGATAAAAGATCAAGAAAAGgctgcagtgagtcgagctgaagaatTCTTGAAGCGTCTAGAgcagaagactgctgatctgaggAAGAAAGAAGCTGAGCTAGAACAGCTTTCACATACTGAGGACATCTGCTTCCTCCAG AGTCtccattctctctctgtcttgccTGACTCACCCGACATCAAAATTAGTGCTCTTCTGTCCTATGATAATGTAGAAAAATCTGTCTCTCTTCTGAGAAAGAAACTTGAGGATTTCTGCCAAGAGAAGATAGAAGCAATGTCTTGTAGAG TGAATTGCATCCAGATAATTTCCTTTCCTGAACCCAAGACCAGAGAAGAGTTCCTCCAAT CCTGCAGTTGGATCCCCACTCCGTTGTCACCTCCATTGTTACAAAATCACCAGTCACACCTGGATCTAGCGGCTTTAATTGGCAACTCAGCCCAACCATGGACCCAGTAG
- the LOC127962430 gene encoding tripartite motif-containing protein 16-like protein isoform X1: MAAAISQDQFSCPICLDLLKNPVTLCCGHSFCMSCITGCWDQEEQKGVYSCPQCRQTFSPRPALGKNVVLAEMLEKLIKPKLQTVVPAQHYAEPGDVECDVCTERKSKAVKSCLVCLESYCQTHFEHHEEFRSGSGKRHKITDAIGQLQEMICHEHNKLLEVYCRTDQQCLCVLCMMKEHKTHDAVTVAEQKTVQEKHLKERLKQQIQETEKEIQELREAVKCHKSSAEAAVKDSERIFTELITSIERSRSEVIQLIKDQEKAAVSRAEEFLKRLEQKTADLRKKEAELEQLSHTEDICFLQSLHSLSVLPDSPDIKISALLSYDNVEKSVSLLRKKLEDFCQEKIEAMSCRVNCIQIISFPEPKTREEFLQYRSKFTLDPNTVNKNLHLSDGNRMATCVNIVQKYPDHPDRFDYWEQVLCREKVCGRCYWEVELKRGVGISVAYKSISRKGTGNASLFGSNGQSWKLSCNPWSCSFRHNNRKIKLPLEPSSCIGVYVDHSAGILSFYRVSDKMTLIHREQTTFAQPLYPGFRVIEESSVKLCDL; encoded by the exons ATGGCGGCCGCTATTTCTCAGGACCAGTTCAGCTGTCCAATCTGCCTGGATCTACTGAAGAATCCAGTGACCCTTTGCTGTGGACACAGTTTCTGTATGAGCTGCATTACAGGCTGCTGGGATCAAGAAGAACAGAAAGGGGTTTACAGCTGCCCccagtgcagacagaccttcagtccTAGACCTGCGTTAGGCAAGAATGTGGTGCTTGCTGAAATGTTGGAGAAACTGATAAAGCCCAAACTCCAAACTGTGGTTCCTGCTCAGCATTATGCTGAACCTGGAGATGTAGAGTGTGACGTCTGTACTGAAAGAAAAAGCAAAGCTGTCAAGTCCTGTCTTGTGTGTTTGGAATCTTACTGTCAGACTCATTTTGAACATCATGAAGAATTTCGTTCAGGTTCAGGAAAGCGACACAAAATAACTGATGCCATAGGACAACTCCAGGAGATGATTTGTCATGAGCATAATAAGCTTTTGGAGGTTTATTGTCGTACGGATCAACAGTGCCTTTGTGTGCTCTGTATGATGAAAGAACATAAAACCCATGATGCTGTTACAGTTGCAGAACAGAAGACAGTGCAAGAG AAACACTTAAAGGAGAGACTGAAGCAGCAAATCcaggagacagagaaagagattcAGGAGCTGAGAGAGGCTGTGAAGTGTCATAAG AGCTCTGCTGAGGCAGCAGTGAAGGACAGTGAGAGGATTTTTACAGAGCTAATCACCTCCATTGAGAGAAGTCGGTCTGAGGTGATTCAGCTGATAAAAGATCAAGAAAAGgctgcagtgagtcgagctgaagaatTCTTGAAGCGTCTAGAgcagaagactgctgatctgaggAAGAAAGAAGCTGAGCTAGAACAGCTTTCACATACTGAGGACATCTGCTTCCTCCAG AGTCtccattctctctctgtcttgccTGACTCACCCGACATCAAAATTAGTGCTCTTCTGTCCTATGATAATGTAGAAAAATCTGTCTCTCTTCTGAGAAAGAAACTTGAGGATTTCTGCCAAGAGAAGATAGAAGCAATGTCTTGTAGAG TGAATTGCATCCAGATAATTTCCTTTCCTGAACCCAAGACCAGAGAAGAGTTCCTCCAAT ATCGCAGCAAGTTTactctggatccaaacacagtgAATAAAAACCTTCATCTCTCTGACGGGAACAGAATGGCTACTTGCGTGAATATAGTCCAGaagtatcctgatcatccagacagatttgattatTGGGagcaggtgttgtgtagagagaaagtgtgtggacgctgttattGGGAGGTTGAGTTGAAGAGGGGTGTGGGTATATCAGTTGCATATAAAAGCATCAGCAGGAAAGGCACAGGTAACGCATCTTTGTTTGGAAGTAATGGTCAGTCCTGGAAACTCTCCTGTAATCCCTGGAGCTGTTCGTTCAGGCACAATAACAGAAAGATAAAACTGCCTCTAGAGCCCAGCTCCTGTataggagtgtatgtggatcaCAGTGCAGGAATTCTGTCTTTTTATAGAGTCTCTGACAAAATGACCCTCATCCACAGAGAACAGACCACATTCGCTCAGCCTCTCTATCCTGGGTTCAGGGTTATTGAGGAATCATCAGTGAAACTCTGTGATCTGTAA
- the LOC127962431 gene encoding neuronal acetylcholine receptor subunit alpha-7, whose amino-acid sequence MTGGETLQPCNTVRSLTVSLQGEHQRRLYRDLMKDYNPLERPVFNDTQSLTVYFSFSLMQIMDVDEKNQVLTTNIWLQLYWYDYYLHWNMSEYPGVTSVRFPDSQIWKPDILLYNSADERFDATFHTNVLVNSSGACQYLPPGIFKSTCHIDVRWFPFDLQRCDLKFGSWTYGGWSLDLQMIDADVTGYIANGEWDLVEVPGRRNERFYDCCKEPYPDVTFTVVMRRRTLYYGLNLLIPCVLISTLALLVFLLPADSGEKISLGITVLLSLTVFMLLVAEIMPATSDSVPLIAQYFATTMVIVGLSVIATVWVLQYHYHDPDGGKMPKWTRVVLLNWCAWFLRMKRPGEDRVRPACHNKQPRCSLSSVDLNISTGAAQSTNGNLLYIGFRGMDTIHYATSPDSGVICSRLVASGEEDVLLPGAQASSISSGPGESELSKILDEVRYIGKHFRDQDEEESMCNEWKFAASVIDRLCLMAFSLFTILCTIGILMSAPNFVEAISKDFFT is encoded by the exons ATGACTGGAGGTGAAACTCTGCAACCGTGTAACACTGTTCGTTCTCTGACAGTGTCCCTTCAGGGAGAGCATCAGAGGAGACTCTACAGAGACTTGATGAAAGACTATAACCCGCTGGAGAGACCTGTGTTCAACGACACACAATCACTCACTGTGTATTTCAGCTTCAGTCTCATGCAGATTATGGATGTG GATGAGAAGAATCAAGTGCTTACAACCAACATCTGGCTGCAGCTG TACTGGTATGACTACTATCTTCACTGGAACATGTCTGAATATCCCGGAGTGACGAGCGTACGATTTCCTGACAGTCAGATCTGGAAGCCTGACATCTTACTGTATAACAG TGCTGATGAAAGGTTTGATGCCACATTTCATACTAATGTGCTGGTGAATTCCTCTGGTGCCTGCCAGTACCTACCACCAG GGATATTCAAAAGCACCTGCCACATCGATGTTCGCTGGTTCCCCTTCGATCTTCAGAGGTGTGATTTGAAGTTTGGCTCCTGGACGTATGGGGGATGGTCTCTGGACCTGCAGATGATTGATGCTGACGTCACAGGATATATTGCAAATGGAGAGTGGGATCTTGTGG AGGTTCCAGGTCGACGGAATGAGAGATTCTATGACTGCTGCAAGGAGCCGTACCCAGATGTGACTTTCACAGTGGTGATGCGGAGACGGACGCTGTACTACGGTCTAAATCTGCTTATCCCCTGTGTGCTCATCTCTACTCTGGCCCTGCTGGTCTTCCTCCTGCCCGCTGACTCAGGCGAGAAGATCTCTCTTG GGATCACAGTCCTCCTCTCTTTAACAGTTTTCATGCTTCTGGTAGCAGAGATAATGCCTGCAACTTCAGACTCTGTGCCTTTAATAG CTCAGTATTTCGCCACCACCATGGTTATTGTCGGCCTGTCTGTGATAGCCACAGTCTGGGTATTACAATACCACTACCATGACCCAGATGGAGGAAAAATGCCAAAATGG ACCCGTGTGGTGCTGTTGAACTGGTGTGCGTGGTTCCTGAGGATGAAGAGGCCTGGTGAGGACAGAGTTCGCCCAGCTTGTCACAATAAGCAGCCGCGCTGCAGCCTCTCCAGCGTGGATCTGAACATCAGCACTGGAGCCGCGCAGTCCACCAATGGAAACCTTCTGTACATCGGCTTCCGTGGAATGGACACTATTCACTATGCCACTTCACCTGATTCAGGGGTGATCTGCAGCCGGCTCGTCGCCTCGGGTGAGGAGGATGTGCTGCTCCCTGGGGCTCAGGCGTCTTCCATTAGTAGTGGCCCTGGAGAAAGTGAACTGTCCAAAATCTTGGATGAAGTTAGGTACATCGGCAAACACTTCCGGGACCAAGACGAGGAGGAGAGTATGTGTAATGAGTGGAAGTTTGCCGCATCTGTCATTGACCGTCTTTGTCTCATGGCCTTCTCTCTGTTCACCATCCTCTGCACCATTGGCATCCTAATGTCTGCACCTAATTTTGTAGAGGCCATTTCCAAAGATTTCTTTACCTGA